In Candidatus Nitronauta litoralis, one DNA window encodes the following:
- the gdhA gene encoding NADP-specific glutamate dehydrogenase — MENLSLENFMHGLVRRNPGEAEFHQAVEEVAGYLIPYIKEHPIYFESRILERLTEPDRILIFRVSWVDDEGNVRTSRGYRVQFNNSIGPYKGGLRFHPSVNLSILKFLGFEQIFKNSLTTLPIGAGKGGSNFNPKGKSDAEVMRFCQSFMTELSKHIGENIDVPAGDIGVGSREISFLFGQYKRIKNEFTGSMTGKGLEFGGSQIRKEATGFGCIYFMQEMLRHEGKTLEDKVCVISGSGNVAQYAAIKLIQLGAKVVTLSDSTGFVHDPDGLSQDKIDYIIESKTKRHESLSIFAKEFKLKFHKEKRPWKIPCDYAFPCATQNEIEKSDAEDLIKNGCDGIAEGANMPVTGEAITVFNNAKKLYAPGKASNAGGVAISGLEMTQNSIRMSWSHEELDNHLQGIMKKIHQQCVDYGMENGYVNYVKGANIAGFKKVADAMLAYGVV; from the coding sequence ATTGAAAACTTGTCGCTGGAAAATTTCATGCACGGCCTGGTGAGACGAAACCCTGGCGAAGCCGAGTTTCACCAGGCTGTCGAGGAAGTCGCAGGTTATCTGATCCCTTATATAAAAGAACACCCTATCTATTTTGAATCAAGAATACTAGAAAGACTTACCGAGCCTGACCGCATTCTCATTTTCCGCGTATCGTGGGTTGATGACGAAGGGAATGTCCGCACCAGTCGGGGATACCGGGTTCAATTTAATAATTCGATCGGCCCTTACAAGGGAGGGTTAAGGTTCCACCCATCAGTGAACCTCAGCATCTTAAAGTTTCTGGGGTTTGAGCAGATTTTCAAAAACAGCCTGACCACCCTGCCTATTGGTGCTGGCAAAGGGGGGTCCAACTTCAACCCCAAGGGTAAATCGGATGCTGAAGTGATGCGGTTTTGCCAGTCTTTTATGACTGAGCTATCCAAACACATCGGGGAAAACATAGATGTTCCCGCTGGAGATATCGGAGTGGGTTCCAGGGAAATCAGTTTTTTATTCGGCCAATACAAACGGATCAAAAATGAATTTACCGGATCAATGACGGGGAAAGGCCTGGAGTTTGGGGGAAGCCAGATACGGAAGGAGGCCACCGGGTTTGGCTGTATCTATTTCATGCAGGAAATGCTGAGACACGAGGGAAAAACACTGGAGGACAAAGTATGTGTGATCTCAGGTTCAGGGAATGTAGCCCAGTATGCGGCCATTAAGCTTATCCAGTTGGGAGCAAAGGTCGTTACCTTGTCCGATTCAACCGGATTTGTGCATGACCCGGACGGACTTAGTCAGGACAAGATTGACTACATCATCGAATCGAAAACGAAAAGACACGAGTCACTTTCCATTTTTGCCAAAGAGTTTAAGTTGAAATTTCATAAAGAAAAGCGTCCCTGGAAAATCCCCTGCGACTACGCATTTCCCTGCGCGACACAAAACGAAATCGAGAAGTCAGACGCGGAAGATTTAATAAAAAATGGATGCGATGGAATCGCAGAAGGAGCCAATATGCCGGTGACCGGTGAGGCCATTACAGTTTTTAATAATGCCAAAAAACTGTATGCCCCTGGCAAAGCTTCTAATGCAGGCGGTGTGGCTATTTCCGGACTTGAGATGACTCAAAACAGCATCCGTATGTCCTGGTCCCATGAAGAACTGGACAATCACCTTCAGGGAATCATGAAAAAAATCCATCAGCAATGCGTTGATTATGGAATGGAAAACGGTTACGTGAATTATGTGAAGGGAGCCAACATTGCGGGGTTCAAAAAAGTCGCTGATGCCATGCTGGCATATGGCGTTGTTTGA
- a CDS encoding serine/threonine-protein phosphatase → MIEINCSEIWGGINSTNNDVTTRRVNASLYSRAHDNDSGGDIYYFSVCGKDLITRIAIADVAGHGSSVSEISSWLYEALSDNMNQAEGQKVLNKMNQTALEEGIKGITTASVFTVNAMSSKLSFSNAGHFPFLYKKCNETFWKPISFTNPKTKGNIPLGTLPGTHFDEESLEIRSGDRFFIYTDGLFEASNKEKESFGSIQLLETLNDGPDLELSELKESMVQALETHRGEMPVQDDLTFMVVEFANEGS, encoded by the coding sequence ATGATTGAAATCAATTGTTCTGAAATCTGGGGAGGAATCAATTCTACAAATAATGATGTAACGACCAGAAGAGTCAATGCCAGCCTTTATTCCAGAGCCCATGATAATGATTCAGGTGGGGACATCTATTACTTCAGCGTTTGTGGAAAAGATTTGATTACCCGGATCGCCATTGCGGATGTCGCAGGTCACGGTTCCAGTGTCAGTGAAATCAGCTCCTGGCTGTATGAAGCTCTTTCGGACAACATGAACCAGGCCGAGGGACAAAAGGTACTGAACAAAATGAATCAGACAGCTCTTGAAGAAGGGATCAAAGGCATCACAACCGCCTCGGTATTCACGGTCAACGCGATGAGTTCAAAGTTATCGTTTTCCAACGCAGGTCATTTCCCTTTTCTTTACAAAAAATGTAACGAAACCTTCTGGAAACCCATCTCCTTCACCAACCCAAAAACCAAAGGGAACATACCCCTGGGCACACTGCCAGGAACCCATTTTGATGAAGAATCACTTGAAATCCGTTCCGGTGACCGGTTTTTTATTTATACCGACGGGTTATTTGAAGCCTCGAATAAGGAAAAAGAAAGTTTTGGAAGCATACAGTTACTTGAAACGCTAAACGATGGACCTGATTTGGAATTAAGCGAACTCAAAGAAAGTATGGTCCAGGCACTTGAAACTCACCGGGGAGAAATGCCGGTCCAGGATGACTTAACTTTTATGGTAGTAGAGTTTGCCAATGAAGGGTCCTGA
- a CDS encoding aldehyde dehydrogenase family protein — protein sequence MPDSLQITSPFDGKMVGELPLQGFDDVENALSIAHGLASKSDNVLATAKRIEILEATALIVEENLEAFALEAAREGGKPLIDSRVELDRAVQGIRAAINGISQLTGREVPMRLSPSSENRMAYTFREPIGVVAAVSAFNHPFNLIVHQTIPAIAVGCPVIIKPSLTTPLSCMNLVNSLYKAGLPKNWCQVLVCENEVSEKLVTDSRVDFFSFVGSAKVGWTLRSKLSPGTRCALEHGGAAPVIIDKSVDIDEALPLIAKGGFYHAGQVCVSVQRLFVHESLLDEVSNRLTKLANELVVGDPTHEATEVGPLILEQEVERVESWVNEAKAAGGKILAGGSSINSTGYAPTLILNPPDTAKVSTEEIFGPVINIYSYKDLSEAIDRANQIPFSFQAAVFTENLDVALGCVKRLNASAVMVNDHSAFRVDWMPFAGRKVSGLGVGGILPAMQELTEEKMMVIRSQAL from the coding sequence ATGCCCGACTCATTACAAATTACTTCGCCCTTTGATGGAAAGATGGTTGGAGAACTTCCTTTGCAGGGCTTCGATGATGTTGAAAACGCTCTTTCCATAGCCCATGGCCTGGCCAGCAAAAGCGACAACGTCCTAGCCACAGCAAAAAGAATCGAGATACTGGAAGCAACAGCTCTCATCGTGGAAGAAAATTTGGAAGCATTTGCCCTGGAAGCGGCACGGGAAGGTGGCAAACCTTTAATCGATTCCCGGGTTGAGCTGGACCGGGCGGTCCAGGGGATCCGGGCCGCCATTAATGGCATCAGTCAATTGACAGGTCGTGAAGTTCCCATGCGCCTGTCCCCATCCTCTGAAAACAGGATGGCGTATACCTTCCGAGAACCCATCGGAGTGGTGGCCGCCGTGAGTGCATTCAACCATCCTTTCAACCTGATTGTTCATCAGACTATTCCCGCCATTGCGGTGGGATGCCCGGTGATCATAAAACCTTCGCTGACCACCCCCCTTTCCTGCATGAATCTGGTGAACAGCCTTTACAAGGCCGGGTTGCCCAAAAACTGGTGCCAGGTTCTAGTGTGTGAAAACGAGGTATCCGAAAAACTGGTTACGGATTCCCGGGTGGATTTCTTTTCCTTTGTGGGATCTGCAAAAGTGGGTTGGACTTTACGTTCAAAGCTGTCACCCGGTACACGCTGCGCCCTGGAGCATGGTGGGGCAGCTCCCGTGATCATTGACAAGAGTGTAGACATTGACGAGGCTTTACCCCTTATCGCAAAGGGGGGTTTTTATCATGCCGGTCAGGTTTGTGTTTCGGTGCAACGGTTATTTGTTCATGAAAGTTTACTGGATGAAGTTTCTAACCGGTTAACAAAACTGGCAAATGAATTGGTTGTCGGAGACCCAACGCATGAAGCTACAGAGGTTGGCCCGTTGATCCTGGAACAGGAAGTAGAACGGGTCGAATCATGGGTCAACGAGGCCAAAGCGGCTGGAGGGAAAATTTTAGCGGGAGGTTCTTCTATAAACAGCACTGGCTACGCTCCTACGTTAATCCTCAATCCACCGGATACGGCCAAAGTTTCTACAGAAGAAATATTTGGCCCGGTTATCAATATTTATTCTTATAAAGACCTTTCAGAAGCGATAGACCGGGCGAATCAAATCCCGTTTTCTTTTCAAGCAGCAGTGTTCACTGAAAATCTGGACGTTGCCCTGGGTTGTGTCAAGAGATTGAACGCAAGCGCAGTGATGGTTAACGACCATTCGGCATTTCGTGTAGACTGGATGCCTTTCGCAGGACGCAAAGTTTCAGGTCTCGGTGTCGGAGGCATTCTCCCTGCAATGCAGGAATTAACAGAAGAAAAAATGATGGTCATACGTTCTCAGGCTTTATAA
- a CDS encoding acetolactate synthase large subunit, translating into MKASDLFVRSLENEGIEYIFGIPGEENLDFLESLRDSKIKLILTRHEQAAGFMAATYGRLTGKVGVCLSTLGPGATNFVTSSAYAQLGAMPMLMITGQKPIKKSKQGRFQIVDIVEMMKPLTKSTKQVVHGNSIPTIVREAVRVAEEERPGAVHIELPEDIAAEECDASPLQIVENKRPLSNESSINQAVDLISNAKMPLLLIGAAGNRNRVCKALAGFVGKTGIFFFNTQMGKGVIDERHPLFLGTAALSSDDYLHCAIDRADLIINVGHDVIEKPPFFMDNYGAKVIHINNFTAQIDEVYFPQLNIVGDIASSIENLTSQIQNSPGWDFEFFKRVKRDVKEFTGVKSDDARFPVIPQYLVSQVRKAMPDDGIIALDNGIYKIWFARNYPAYRQNTVLLDNALASMGAGFPSAMAAKIVYPERKVMAVCGDGGFMMNSQELETAVRIGLDLVILILRDDAYGMIKWKQTGMGFQNFGLDFGNPDFVKYAESYGAQGHRLKESDQLAEVLTNCLDSKGVHLVEVKVDYSENEKVLIEELKKRTCVL; encoded by the coding sequence ATGAAGGCATCCGACCTGTTTGTTCGGTCTCTTGAGAATGAAGGGATTGAATATATATTTGGAATTCCGGGGGAAGAAAACCTGGATTTTCTGGAATCTCTTAGAGATTCAAAAATCAAATTGATCCTGACGCGTCATGAACAGGCAGCGGGTTTTATGGCGGCAACTTATGGGAGGCTCACGGGTAAGGTGGGTGTGTGCCTGTCGACTCTGGGTCCGGGCGCGACCAATTTCGTCACGTCCAGTGCTTATGCCCAATTGGGTGCGATGCCCATGTTGATGATCACCGGTCAAAAACCCATCAAGAAAAGCAAACAGGGACGTTTCCAGATCGTCGACATTGTGGAGATGATGAAGCCACTGACCAAGTCCACCAAACAGGTGGTCCATGGGAATAGCATCCCCACCATCGTTCGTGAGGCCGTCCGGGTAGCTGAGGAAGAACGGCCGGGAGCTGTCCACATTGAACTTCCTGAAGATATTGCTGCGGAAGAGTGCGATGCCTCCCCTCTCCAAATTGTGGAAAACAAAAGACCGCTTTCCAACGAATCGTCAATCAACCAGGCGGTTGACCTGATCTCCAATGCCAAAATGCCGTTACTGCTGATTGGCGCTGCGGGGAACCGCAACCGAGTGTGCAAAGCTTTGGCTGGTTTCGTCGGGAAAACGGGAATCTTTTTCTTCAACACCCAGATGGGTAAGGGGGTGATCGACGAACGCCACCCCTTGTTCCTCGGAACCGCTGCCCTTTCCAGCGACGACTATCTGCATTGCGCCATTGATCGGGCGGACCTGATCATTAATGTGGGACACGATGTGATCGAGAAGCCGCCTTTTTTCATGGATAACTATGGAGCAAAAGTCATCCACATCAATAATTTCACCGCCCAGATTGATGAAGTGTATTTTCCGCAACTCAATATTGTGGGCGACATTGCCAGCAGCATTGAAAACCTGACCTCCCAGATCCAAAACAGCCCCGGATGGGATTTCGAATTTTTTAAACGAGTCAAGCGTGATGTCAAAGAGTTTACCGGGGTAAAATCAGATGATGCGAGGTTTCCTGTAATCCCGCAGTATCTGGTTTCGCAGGTAAGAAAGGCCATGCCGGACGATGGCATCATCGCACTCGATAACGGGATTTATAAAATCTGGTTTGCCCGCAACTATCCGGCTTACAGACAAAACACCGTCCTCCTGGATAACGCGCTGGCCTCGATGGGAGCAGGATTCCCATCAGCCATGGCAGCAAAAATCGTCTATCCGGAAAGAAAGGTGATGGCGGTTTGTGGCGATGGAGGATTTATGATGAATTCGCAGGAGTTGGAAACAGCCGTGAGAATCGGGCTGGATCTCGTCATCCTCATCCTGCGCGATGACGCTTACGGCATGATCAAATGGAAACAAACGGGAATGGGGTTCCAGAATTTCGGATTGGATTTTGGCAATCCTGACTTTGTAAAATACGCTGAGTCTTATGGAGCGCAGGGTCATCGTCTGAAAGAATCCGACCAACTGGCAGAGGTATTAACAAACTGTCTGGACTCCAAAGGAGTGCATTTAGTCGAAGTAAAGGTGGATTATTCTGAAAATGAAAAAGTCCTGATCGAAGAGCTCAAAAAGAGAACCTGCGTTTTATAA
- a CDS encoding cation:proton antiporter: METISKTLITLGAIFLLGLAVEYIGRKTRLPRVTLLLVLGILIGPSALDVLPRLIYEEWFTFITDIALGMVGFLLGEKLLFSILKENAKTVLAISIGEVLVTSVLVFTGLFLIGVSVEMSLILAGIATATAPAATMDVVQETGAQGPFTTILLEIVAIDDAWGLIVFSFLLAMAHSLHTNAGGAAILLSGSWELGGALLLGIALGIPMAFLTGRLRFGEPMLIEALGFLFLCTGIALWMEVSFLLASIVMGAVVANMAQHHKYPFHAIKEIESPFLILFFLLAGASLQLESLGQVGTIGLVYIIFRVLGRISGAWIGGTLCDSPTEIKNWMGLALMPQAGVALGMALVANQEFPKYGVYIFPLIIGTTVFFELTGPILTRVALTRSGELLNKKNN, encoded by the coding sequence TTGGAAACAATTAGCAAAACTTTGATAACCCTGGGTGCAATTTTCCTCCTGGGATTAGCGGTTGAGTATATTGGCCGAAAAACCCGGCTTCCACGAGTAACTTTGTTACTGGTATTAGGAATCCTGATAGGGCCCTCGGCTTTGGATGTTCTGCCGCGGCTGATTTATGAGGAATGGTTTACTTTTATTACAGATATAGCGCTAGGCATGGTTGGCTTTTTATTGGGAGAAAAACTTCTTTTTTCTATTTTAAAAGAAAATGCGAAAACGGTCCTTGCCATCTCCATCGGAGAAGTTTTAGTCACTTCTGTTTTAGTTTTTACTGGATTGTTTTTGATTGGGGTTTCAGTTGAGATGAGCCTGATTCTTGCCGGTATTGCGACTGCCACGGCCCCCGCTGCCACTATGGACGTTGTCCAGGAAACAGGTGCTCAGGGGCCGTTTACAACCATACTTCTTGAAATTGTTGCCATTGATGACGCCTGGGGATTAATTGTATTTAGTTTTCTTTTAGCTATGGCGCATTCTCTTCATACAAATGCTGGAGGTGCAGCTATTCTCCTTTCTGGAAGTTGGGAACTGGGCGGAGCCTTGTTACTTGGTATTGCGCTTGGAATCCCTATGGCCTTTTTAACGGGCCGCCTACGTTTTGGGGAACCCATGCTTATAGAAGCCCTGGGTTTTTTATTTCTCTGCACAGGAATTGCTCTTTGGATGGAGGTTTCCTTTTTATTAGCCTCCATTGTTATGGGAGCGGTAGTTGCAAATATGGCTCAGCACCATAAATACCCTTTCCATGCCATCAAAGAAATCGAATCACCGTTTTTGATCCTTTTTTTCCTTCTTGCCGGTGCTTCTTTGCAACTGGAATCTCTGGGGCAGGTTGGAACAATAGGACTTGTTTATATTATTTTTCGGGTGTTGGGCCGGATATCAGGGGCCTGGATTGGTGGAACGCTATGTGATTCCCCCACTGAAATAAAAAACTGGATGGGACTTGCTTTGATGCCACAAGCGGGTGTCGCGCTCGGGATGGCTCTGGTTGCAAATCAGGAATTCCCCAAATACGGGGTATATATTTTTCCCCTGATTATTGGGACAACGGTTTTTTTTGAATTGACGGGCCCAATTTTGACCAGAGTTGCCTTAACCCGTTCGGGAGAGTTGCTGAACAAAAAAAACAATTAA
- a CDS encoding c-type cytochrome, with protein sequence MYRLPRSVILAIFVCCSITAPFNLFAASHSSSNQSNQVKESKVSDGSFGDILASNLAADVSTVEMKTIDQKGLCPQTRGTIQAPAPFAKMSNPIPPTTENIKTGKRLFHKDVKPFPCEICHGFKGDGFGVIFQRMKPYPRDFTCYQTMNDVPDGQLFWIIKNGSHGTRMKAFEKLEDLQVWQIIHYLRKFAD encoded by the coding sequence ATGTACCGGTTGCCACGAAGTGTGATTCTAGCAATCTTTGTCTGTTGTTCGATCACAGCCCCTTTCAACCTATTTGCAGCTTCCCATTCTTCCTCGAACCAATCTAATCAAGTTAAAGAATCTAAAGTGTCCGACGGTTCTTTTGGAGATATTCTGGCCTCAAACTTAGCAGCCGACGTCTCAACAGTCGAGATGAAGACGATAGATCAAAAGGGATTGTGCCCGCAAACACGCGGTACAATACAAGCTCCTGCACCTTTTGCAAAAATGAGCAATCCCATCCCACCAACCACCGAAAACATAAAAACCGGGAAACGATTGTTTCATAAAGATGTGAAACCCTTTCCCTGCGAGATCTGTCATGGGTTTAAGGGTGATGGTTTTGGCGTAATTTTTCAGAGGATGAAACCTTATCCAAGAGACTTCACTTGTTACCAAACCATGAATGATGTTCCTGATGGTCAGTTATTCTGGATAATCAAGAATGGTTCTCACGGTACTCGCATGAAAGCCTTTGAAAAACTGGAGGATCTGCAGGTTTGGCAAATAATCCATTATCTCAGGAAATTTGCCGATTAA
- a CDS encoding NAD(P)H-dependent oxidoreductase encodes MPKSIVLIQGHPDPEGNRFCHALGTSYLNGARGNKHETQVIDVAQIDFPIIRTKEDFETGNVPSEIIECQKIIQWANHLVVIYPLWLGTMPALLKAFFEQVFRYEFALSSKVGNGFPKGLLQGKSARIAITMGMPAFIYRWFFGAHSLKSLERNVLKLSGIKPIRDSLIGNIDSPDNRDREKWLHELYDLGREGN; translated from the coding sequence ATGCCTAAATCTATAGTTCTCATACAGGGGCATCCCGATCCGGAGGGAAACAGATTTTGTCACGCCCTTGGTACTTCTTATCTAAATGGGGCCAGAGGAAACAAGCATGAAACTCAAGTCATTGACGTTGCCCAAATCGACTTTCCCATTATCAGGACTAAAGAAGATTTTGAAACAGGAAATGTTCCCTCTGAAATCATTGAGTGTCAAAAAATAATTCAATGGGCTAACCACCTGGTCGTTATTTATCCTCTTTGGCTGGGGACCATGCCTGCCTTATTAAAGGCTTTTTTTGAGCAGGTATTTCGTTATGAATTTGCACTTTCATCCAAGGTAGGAAATGGCTTCCCCAAGGGTTTATTGCAAGGCAAGTCAGCTCGAATCGCAATCACTATGGGAATGCCAGCATTTATTTATCGTTGGTTTTTTGGGGCCCACAGCCTAAAAAGTCTGGAGCGAAATGTTTTAAAATTGTCAGGCATCAAACCCATTCGTGATTCCTTGATTGGCAATATTGATTCACCGGACAATCGAGATCGGGAAAAATGGCTGCACGAATTATATGATTTGGGTCGGGAAGGAAATTAG
- a CDS encoding cytochrome c, translating to MSSPPVQAGGQSAGEGRISLGLSLDARKAHNAIMLDHLEAIHDIVTALSQEEFTRAQQITENRLGFAMHRGAMQRQNPEDFPPEYHDLAMAHHHAAESLAKVIPSKNLKQILPSLEKTIKACVDCHRVYKH from the coding sequence ATGTCCAGCCCACCTGTTCAGGCAGGAGGACAATCTGCAGGCGAGGGACGGATCTCGCTTGGATTGAGTTTAGATGCGCGCAAGGCTCATAATGCGATAATGCTTGATCACCTGGAAGCGATTCACGACATTGTGACCGCACTGTCCCAGGAGGAATTTACCCGGGCGCAACAAATCACAGAAAACAGGTTGGGGTTTGCAATGCATCGGGGAGCCATGCAACGACAGAATCCTGAGGACTTTCCTCCGGAGTATCACGACCTCGCAATGGCTCATCATCATGCGGCAGAGAGTCTGGCCAAAGTCATCCCATCAAAAAACCTAAAACAGATCCTTCCCTCATTAGAAAAAACAATAAAGGCCTGTGTGGATTGTCATCGAGTTTATAAGCATTGA
- a CDS encoding cytochrome P460 family protein, translated as MRNHYFYCLILLAMVGLIIVQPGNSQAGSAPKDGALSFPKNYDSFPTFLKAIQKPKHVRELFVNPTGSKTQKGEKFPNGSILVMEIYNAKKGADGSAAKRPDGRNAKDNLAKVYVMQKGDGWGKNAPKGLENGDWVYTAFSPEGNPIKADYTKCRGCHLPLNEHDFVHRYNEYFEKRKH; from the coding sequence ATGAGAAATCATTATTTTTACTGTCTGATTCTGTTGGCAATGGTGGGCTTGATTATTGTGCAGCCCGGAAACAGTCAAGCGGGTTCGGCACCGAAGGATGGGGCACTCAGTTTTCCGAAAAATTATGACAGCTTCCCCACTTTTCTTAAAGCAATTCAAAAACCCAAACATGTTCGTGAGTTGTTTGTGAACCCAACGGGATCGAAAACCCAAAAAGGAGAAAAATTCCCAAATGGTTCGATTCTGGTCATGGAGATTTATAACGCTAAAAAAGGAGCTGACGGTAGCGCCGCTAAACGGCCGGATGGAAGAAATGCTAAAGACAATCTGGCAAAAGTTTATGTCATGCAAAAAGGAGACGGTTGGGGCAAGAACGCTCCCAAGGGATTAGAGAACGGTGACTGGGTCTACACAGCATTTTCCCCTGAGGGAAATCCTATAAAGGCGGATTACACCAAATGTCGTGGTTGCCACCTGCCTTTGAATGAGCATGATTTCGTACATCGCTACAATGAGTATTTCGAAAAACGAAAACATTAA
- a CDS encoding DUF3365 domain-containing protein: MLQFQPCLSWADSFPEEQRVDAELLADAVRVAEEIDALRSTLAASLDPEEMEVNKETFALVCKPVGMRAKRIANQKDWEFLQLAIKYRNPKNKADPQAVKATNLFKRYPELRGFWANDTRPGKMAFRYFRRITIEPACLACHGEKEKRPEFIKKKYLEDRAFGFSPDDLRGVYSISFKVKK, from the coding sequence TTGTTACAATTTCAACCGTGCCTTTCCTGGGCTGATTCTTTTCCCGAAGAGCAGAGGGTTGATGCGGAATTATTGGCAGATGCGGTTCGGGTGGCTGAGGAAATTGATGCCCTTCGCTCTACCCTGGCTGCAAGCCTGGACCCAGAAGAAATGGAAGTCAACAAGGAGACGTTTGCCCTGGTTTGTAAACCGGTTGGAATGCGTGCAAAAAGAATCGCTAATCAAAAAGATTGGGAATTTCTTCAGCTTGCGATAAAATACCGTAATCCAAAGAATAAGGCCGACCCGCAAGCCGTAAAGGCAACAAATTTATTTAAAAGATATCCTGAATTGCGGGGGTTCTGGGCAAATGACACAAGGCCGGGAAAAATGGCATTTCGGTATTTTCGAAGAATAACCATTGAGCCAGCTTGTCTGGCTTGTCATGGGGAAAAAGAAAAGCGGCCCGAATTTATCAAGAAAAAATATCTTGAGGACCGGGCGTTTGGGTTTTCACCCGACGACTTGAGAGGGGTCTATTCGATTTCATTTAAAGTGAAGAAATAA
- a CDS encoding MBL fold metallo-hydrolase, giving the protein MIFKQYYLGCLAHASYLIGDLKTKTAIIVDPQRDIEIYLEDARKNHLDIKHVFLTHFHADFVAGHLELRDQTQASIHLGSKADAEFPFVSHKNGDQLEIGDLRLEILETPGHTPEGISILVFDLSNDPHNPKMVLTGDTLFIGDVGRPDLMASVGVTAQELAEMLYDSLREKLMPLPDNTLVYPAHGAGSLCGKNLSDDTVSTIGDQKTMNYALQPMSREEFVALVTENQPQAPKYFSFDAQLNKKERQTLDQSLQSGLKPLDLKEVLKYQTEGYQVLDTRPEQDFNASHLKGAIGIGLGGKFATWGGVVLKPDTPIIIIAEPGAEYESEMRLGRIGFDNVYGYLERGMKTLEERTDLTESVPCWTPQEFVVKAEGSKDPLFILDVRAPGEFSNSHLKGAVNIPLNNLTDRLNEIPKEMTVLVHCAGGYRSTIACGLLQKGGFSKLANLLGGLAAIEKIVPDQMIISKK; this is encoded by the coding sequence ATGATATTCAAACAATATTATCTGGGGTGCCTGGCCCATGCCTCCTATCTGATTGGAGATTTAAAAACTAAAACGGCGATTATCGTCGATCCTCAACGTGATATCGAAATCTATCTAGAAGATGCCCGAAAGAACCATCTCGATATCAAGCATGTCTTTTTAACCCACTTTCACGCCGATTTTGTTGCAGGGCATTTGGAACTTCGTGACCAAACCCAAGCCAGCATCCATCTTGGGTCCAAGGCGGATGCCGAGTTTCCTTTTGTTTCTCATAAAAACGGAGACCAGCTTGAAATTGGAGACCTCCGACTGGAAATATTGGAAACCCCCGGTCACACCCCCGAAGGCATTTCCATCCTTGTATTTGATTTATCAAACGACCCACACAATCCCAAAATGGTACTCACGGGGGATACCCTGTTCATTGGGGATGTCGGACGTCCCGATCTCATGGCATCGGTTGGTGTTACAGCGCAGGAACTGGCCGAAATGCTTTATGACTCCCTAAGAGAAAAGCTGATGCCCCTTCCTGACAACACCCTGGTTTACCCAGCTCATGGGGCCGGGTCCTTATGTGGAAAAAACTTGAGCGACGATACCGTGTCAACCATTGGAGATCAGAAGACAATGAATTATGCCCTGCAGCCCATGTCGCGGGAAGAGTTTGTTGCCCTTGTCACAGAGAATCAACCGCAGGCTCCAAAGTATTTTTCTTTTGATGCTCAATTAAATAAAAAAGAACGTCAAACTCTGGATCAATCCCTTCAATCGGGATTGAAACCCCTGGACCTGAAAGAGGTTCTTAAATATCAAACCGAGGGTTATCAGGTCCTGGATACCCGCCCTGAACAGGATTTCAATGCCTCCCATTTGAAGGGGGCAATCGGGATTGGTCTGGGAGGCAAGTTCGCCACATGGGGTGGAGTCGTGTTAAAGCCGGATACCCCCATTATTATTATTGCGGAGCCGGGAGCTGAATATGAATCTGAAATGCGCCTGGGCCGAATAGGGTTCGATAATGTTTACGGTTACCTTGAAAGAGGAATGAAAACCCTGGAGGAACGTACCGATTTGACCGAGTCGGTTCCATGTTGGACACCTCAGGAATTTGTTGTCAAAGCGGAAGGCTCAAAGGATCCCCTCTTTATACTGGATGTACGAGCACCGGGTGAATTTTCCAACAGCCACCTGAAGGGTGCCGTCAATATCCCTCTGAATAATTTAACCGATAGATTAAACGAAATTCCGAAAGAAATGACCGTTCTCGTGCATTGTGCAGGGGGATACCGTTCCACAATCGCATGCGGTCTTTTGCAAAAAGGCGGCTTTTCAAAATTAGCCAACTTGTTAGGCGGGTTGGCCGCAATTGAAAAAATTGTCCCTGATCAAATGATAATCTCCAAGAAATAA